A region from the Oncorhynchus gorbuscha isolate QuinsamMale2020 ecotype Even-year unplaced genomic scaffold, OgorEven_v1.0 Un_scaffold_585, whole genome shotgun sequence genome encodes:
- the LOC124018874 gene encoding guanine nucleotide-binding protein G(I)/G(S)/G(O) subunit gamma-12-like: MSERVCSNNSVMQARRTVEQLRVEASMERIKISTAAAQLVQYCQEHSRSDPLLTGISASSNPFKDKKTCVLL, from the exons ATGTCAGAGAGGGTGTGCAGCAATAACAGTGTGATGCAGGCACGGAGGACTGTGGAACAACTACGAGTGGAGGCAAGCATGGAGAGGATCAAG ATCTCCACAGCAGCTGCCCAGCTGGTGCAGTACTGTCAGGAGCACAGTCGCAGTGACCCCCTCCTCACCGGCATCTCTGCCTCCTCCAACCCCTTCAAAGACAAGAAGACCTGTGTCCTGCTGTAG